A window of the Acidobacteriota bacterium genome harbors these coding sequences:
- a CDS encoding Uma2 family endonuclease, with amino-acid sequence MTVATEVAFATDREFEVVDGKPEVKDMAGARHGGVTARLLIKVGSYVEDNFLGGVYTPDTTFQVGSNERLPDIGVVAAERLPEEGEPEGLWTIAPDLAVEVISPNDIWEKVMSKVRNYFDAGVREVWLVSPEQQTITIHHSLTQTTILTAEDELTSERLLPGFRCRVSDIFQPSVRRKQQ; translated from the coding sequence ATGACTGTTGCAACCGAAGTCGCATTCGCAACCGATAGAGAATTTGAAGTCGTTGACGGAAAACCGGAGGTGAAAGATATGGCTGGAGCCAGACACGGTGGCGTAACTGCACGTCTACTGATAAAAGTAGGATCGTATGTCGAAGACAATTTTCTTGGTGGTGTTTATACGCCTGATACGACGTTTCAGGTTGGATCGAATGAGCGACTGCCTGACATCGGTGTTGTTGCTGCCGAACGACTTCCTGAAGAAGGCGAACCCGAAGGATTGTGGACGATTGCCCCGGATTTGGCTGTCGAAGTCATTTCGCCAAACGACATTTGGGAAAAAGTGATGAGTAAAGTTCGCAACTACTTTGATGCGGGAGTTCGTGAAGTCTGGCTGGTTTCGCCCGAACAGCAAACCATCACCATTCATCATTCCTTGACGCAAACAACAATTTTGACAGCCGAAGATGAACTCACCAGCGAACGTTTGTTGCCGGGCTTTCGTTGTCGCGTCAGCGATATTTTTCAACCTTCCGTTCGCCGCAAACAACAGTAA
- a CDS encoding protein kinase, whose amino-acid sequence MSPKQWKKIDELLDAALDLPAERHAAFLDAACQGDDELRRELESLLAAHQKAGSFIETTPAKGMASAFESVVNVSSKEATSGSLVGHKLGHYQIAALLGAGGMGEVYRARDPRLDRNVAIKVLPQHLSSHPDAMARFEREAKAVAALSHPNILAIYDFGHQDEAAYLVMELLEGATLRQRLKNSTLNWREAVKISAAIADGLAAAHAKGIIHRDIKPENIFLTNDGQIKILDFGIARVKRAVTSNAATLLSQAPMEQTRPGTLMGTIGYMSPEQVRGESVEAPGDIFSLGCLLIEMLTGERPFTRPSAPETLAAILRDNPPSIGELDPEIPIELERIVRRCLEKSPQKRFQSARDLALDLRSLLTLSSGGYRPISGAHRQITAEIPALQTGSHSLRLRFTRWAIPSLAVAFTAVMTTAGIFWWTSNRTVSPALNSLAVLPLLNQTDDKELEFLCDGITESVITNLSQFRPKLRVLASSSVRSYKGREMDPKQAGLELNVHSILTGKVLQQGNLLLIRVELVDTTDGSQLWSATYQQPRADLLSIDSLAIQGNISGQISEKLRLELTGEEQKLLAKRHTENKEANNLYLQGRVYWNRRKDEDLEQAIALYQHAIQQDKNFALAYAGIADAYALLYDGGAKREAARDKAEQYARMAISLDNQLAEPYSTLGFLEVFRHQNWQQAETYFNRAKELNGAYETAYHWHAIMLAIQGRFTEALDEIRRAKEFAPRSFPINKDQGEILFYARRYDEAIAQLRNTIAAEPKNPNVSEAYSWIRNCYERKGDLQSAINEFKNIGTAPEQIAEIQQAFDRNGANGYWQKRLELRLKNTPPTTPNGRMLHVFSYAAAGETEQAMKLLEQSISEDHHDGTVYLKVDPRFDNLRSHPRFSELLKRVNLQN is encoded by the coding sequence ATGAGCCCCAAACAATGGAAGAAAATTGATGAGTTGCTGGATGCAGCGCTGGATTTGCCAGCCGAGCGTCACGCAGCGTTTTTAGATGCGGCCTGCCAAGGTGACGACGAATTGCGTCGTGAACTGGAGTCATTGCTGGCTGCGCATCAAAAAGCCGGGAGCTTCATTGAAACCACTCCCGCCAAAGGAATGGCGTCGGCATTTGAAAGCGTCGTAAATGTTTCGTCAAAAGAGGCGACATCAGGCTCTTTGGTCGGACACAAGCTGGGGCATTATCAAATTGCTGCGTTGTTGGGCGCGGGAGGAATGGGCGAGGTTTATAGAGCGCGTGATCCACGGTTGGACAGAAACGTCGCCATCAAAGTTCTGCCGCAACACTTGTCTTCTCATCCGGACGCGATGGCGCGGTTTGAACGCGAAGCCAAAGCCGTTGCGGCGCTTTCGCATCCCAACATTCTGGCAATTTACGATTTCGGCCATCAGGACGAAGCAGCGTATCTGGTTATGGAGTTGTTGGAAGGCGCAACCCTTCGCCAGCGCCTGAAAAATTCCACGCTCAATTGGCGGGAAGCAGTCAAAATTTCCGCAGCCATTGCCGACGGACTGGCCGCTGCGCACGCCAAAGGGATCATTCACCGCGACATCAAACCGGAAAATATCTTTCTGACCAACGACGGGCAAATCAAGATTCTGGATTTCGGCATCGCTCGCGTAAAACGCGCAGTGACGAGTAATGCGGCGACGCTGTTGTCGCAAGCTCCGATGGAACAAACCAGACCCGGCACGCTGATGGGAACCATCGGGTATATGTCACCCGAACAGGTGCGCGGCGAAAGCGTCGAAGCGCCGGGCGATATTTTTTCGCTTGGTTGTTTGTTGATTGAAATGCTGACCGGCGAGCGTCCCTTTACGCGACCGAGTGCGCCGGAGACCTTGGCGGCCATTTTGCGCGATAACCCTCCGTCCATCGGAGAATTGGACCCGGAGATTCCAATTGAACTGGAACGAATCGTTCGTCGCTGTCTGGAAAAAAGCCCTCAGAAGCGATTTCAATCGGCGCGCGATCTGGCGTTGGACTTACGCTCTTTGCTGACCCTTTCTTCCGGAGGGTATCGTCCTATTTCGGGCGCTCATCGCCAGATAACGGCAGAAATCCCTGCACTTCAGACCGGATCACATTCGTTACGCTTGCGCTTCACACGATGGGCAATCCCCTCGTTGGCCGTTGCCTTTACAGCAGTCATGACGACGGCGGGGATTTTCTGGTGGACATCGAATCGCACGGTTTCTCCCGCGCTAAATTCGTTGGCAGTACTGCCGCTATTGAATCAAACCGACGACAAAGAGTTGGAATTTCTCTGTGACGGAATCACAGAAAGCGTCATCACCAATTTGTCCCAATTCCGCCCGAAGCTGCGCGTGTTGGCCAGCAGTTCGGTCAGGAGCTACAAAGGGCGTGAGATGGATCCCAAGCAGGCAGGCTTGGAACTGAACGTCCATTCGATTCTGACCGGCAAGGTCTTGCAGCAAGGCAACCTGCTCCTCATACGCGTTGAGTTGGTGGACACCACTGATGGATCGCAATTGTGGAGCGCAACGTACCAACAACCGCGCGCCGATCTGCTTTCGATTGATTCGCTCGCGATTCAGGGAAATATCTCCGGGCAGATTTCTGAAAAGCTGAGACTGGAACTGACCGGCGAAGAGCAGAAGTTGCTGGCCAAACGGCATACAGAGAATAAAGAAGCCAACAATTTGTACTTGCAGGGCCGCGTGTACTGGAACCGGCGCAAAGACGAAGATCTGGAACAAGCGATTGCGCTGTACCAGCATGCCATCCAACAGGATAAGAACTTCGCCCTGGCGTATGCCGGAATCGCCGACGCTTATGCGCTGCTGTATGACGGCGGCGCAAAACGAGAGGCCGCGCGTGACAAGGCTGAACAATATGCCCGCATGGCCATTTCGCTCGACAACCAATTGGCTGAGCCTTACAGCACTCTGGGCTTCCTGGAAGTGTTCCGGCATCAAAACTGGCAACAGGCGGAAACCTATTTCAATCGCGCCAAGGAATTGAACGGCGCCTATGAAACCGCCTACCACTGGCACGCAATCATGCTGGCGATTCAAGGCCGCTTCACCGAAGCATTGGACGAAATCAGGCGAGCCAAAGAATTCGCGCCGCGTTCGTTTCCCATCAACAAAGATCAGGGAGAAATTCTGTTTTACGCACGCCGTTACGATGAAGCCATCGCTCAATTGCGCAACACGATTGCCGCCGAACCGAAAAACCCGAACGTTTCGGAGGCTTATTCCTGGATCAGGAACTGTTACGAACGCAAAGGCGATCTGCAATCCGCAATCAATGAATTCAAAAACATCGGCACAGCCCCCGAACAAATCGCCGAAATTCAGCAAGCCTTTGACCGGAACGGAGCCAACGGCTACTGGCAAAAACGGCTTGAGCTTCGGTTGAAAAACACTCCGCCGACGACTCCCAACGGCAGAATGTTGCACGTGTTTTCATACGCCGCAGCCGGTGAAACGGAACAGGCGATGAAATTGCTGGAACAATCCATCAGCGAAGATCACCACGACGGAACAGTTTATTTGAAAGTTGACCCTCGCTTCGACAATTTGCGCTCGCATCCACGCTTTTCGGAACTGTTGAAACGAGTGAATCTGCAAAATTGA
- a CDS encoding Crp/Fnr family transcriptional regulator, with protein MSFQTENLSDTISNLALFRELTEVQLQEMSQQLRRKSFTSGAMMMTAEQAGEVVYFLLNGTVKVCAESEDGSEVILTILGPGEIVGEMSALDQPMRSASVITMEKTEVLWMDRTTFHRYLLTMPRLTYNLACILSARLRMADDQIRSLARLEVENRVARQLVAFADRYGQSQPNGDTHIPIRLTQGDIAALIGASREHINKVIVAYKERGYLSVNRQYHITIHNPQALAKRC; from the coding sequence ATGAGCTTCCAGACTGAAAATCTTTCCGACACCATCAGCAACCTGGCTTTGTTTCGCGAGTTGACCGAAGTGCAGTTGCAGGAAATGTCTCAGCAGTTGCGCCGCAAATCATTTACATCCGGCGCGATGATGATGACGGCCGAACAGGCTGGCGAAGTGGTCTACTTCCTGCTCAACGGCACGGTCAAGGTTTGTGCGGAATCCGAAGACGGCTCGGAAGTCATTTTGACGATTCTGGGTCCCGGAGAAATCGTCGGCGAAATGAGCGCGCTTGATCAACCGATGCGCTCGGCCAGCGTCATCACCATGGAAAAAACTGAAGTTTTGTGGATGGATCGAACGACGTTTCATCGGTACTTACTGACGATGCCACGACTGACCTACAATCTGGCCTGCATTTTGTCCGCACGGTTGAGAATGGCTGATGACCAAATTCGCTCGCTGGCGCGGTTGGAAGTCGAAAATCGCGTCGCGCGCCAGCTTGTCGCCTTTGCCGACCGTTACGGCCAATCCCAGCCGAATGGAGACACACACATTCCCATCCGCCTGACACAAGGCGATATCGCAGCTTTGATCGGAGCTTCGCGCGAACACATCAACAAAGTTATCGTCGCGTACAAAGAACGCGGTTATTTGTCTGTGAATCGCCAATACCACATCACCATTCATAATCCGCAAGCCTTGGCCAAACGCTGCTAA
- a CDS encoding helix-turn-helix transcriptional regulator gives MSQSSPQIYDFGNFRLDASKRLLLRDGEVVMLKSKDFDLLSVLVEHAGKVLGKDDLLKLVWPDSFVEEGNLSVHIFALRRALGETPEDHNFIVTIPGRGYSFVAEVRQTTGNGNAEDQSPRNSVSSELNPRLEPVGGAVPLHSRFYIERKTDTDFQAAVERGDSIVLVKGARQVGKTSLLARSLQRARQDGARVALTDFQMLNASHLASVESLLRMLAKSLADQLELPGSPDQLWDEDLGPSMNFARYMRREVLAQNIPSLVWGLDEVDRLFTCAFASEIFGLFRSWHNARSLDPAGPWRRLTLAMAYATEAHLFITDVHQSPFNVGTRLTLEDFSLDQVAELNLRYGSLLGEPEIERFFMLVGGHPYLVRCGLHEMTLQEKSLEALEVEADRDEGPFGDHLRRLLISLQQDAALCDVVRGLLQGQPCPTEESFYRLRSAGVVVGDSARNARLRCRLYETYLKRHFL, from the coding sequence ATGAGCCAGTCATCCCCACAGATTTACGACTTTGGCAATTTTCGGCTGGACGCCAGCAAACGGTTGTTGTTGCGCGACGGAGAAGTCGTGATGTTGAAATCGAAAGATTTCGATTTGCTCTCTGTGCTGGTCGAACACGCAGGCAAGGTGCTCGGCAAAGATGATTTGTTAAAGTTGGTCTGGCCGGACAGTTTTGTTGAAGAAGGCAATCTCAGCGTTCATATCTTCGCTTTGCGGCGAGCCTTAGGCGAGACTCCTGAAGACCATAATTTCATCGTTACCATTCCCGGGCGTGGATATAGTTTTGTCGCCGAGGTGCGCCAAACAACGGGAAATGGAAATGCCGAGGATCAATCACCGCGAAATTCTGTTTCCTCCGAATTGAACCCCAGACTGGAACCCGTTGGCGGAGCAGTTCCCTTGCATTCGCGGTTTTACATTGAACGCAAAACCGATACCGATTTCCAGGCGGCGGTCGAACGCGGCGACAGCATTGTGCTGGTCAAAGGCGCGCGACAGGTGGGGAAGACTTCCTTGCTGGCGCGCAGCCTGCAACGAGCGCGGCAAGACGGCGCGCGAGTGGCTTTGACAGATTTTCAAATGCTCAATGCTTCGCATCTGGCTTCGGTCGAATCGCTGTTGCGAATGCTGGCGAAATCGCTGGCGGATCAGTTGGAGCTTCCCGGTTCGCCGGATCAACTCTGGGACGAAGATTTGGGGCCAAGCATGAACTTTGCGCGCTATATGCGGCGCGAAGTGCTGGCGCAAAACATCCCATCGCTGGTTTGGGGGCTGGATGAAGTTGATCGGTTGTTCACTTGTGCGTTCGCCAGCGAAATTTTTGGACTCTTTCGGTCGTGGCATAACGCGCGTTCGCTTGATCCGGCAGGGCCTTGGCGGCGATTGACGCTGGCGATGGCTTACGCCACAGAAGCTCATTTGTTCATTACCGACGTGCATCAATCACCGTTCAATGTTGGAACCCGTCTGACCTTGGAAGATTTCTCGCTCGATCAGGTTGCAGAACTCAATCTTCGTTACGGTTCGCTTTTGGGCGAGCCTGAAATCGAACGGTTTTTCATGTTGGTGGGCGGGCACCCATACCTGGTGCGTTGCGGGTTGCACGAAATGACTTTGCAGGAAAAGAGTCTTGAGGCTTTGGAAGTGGAGGCTGACCGTGACGAAGGACCATTTGGAGACCACCTGCGACGGCTGTTGATTTCTTTGCAACAGGACGCGGCGCTGTGTGATGTGGTGCGCGGATTGTTGCAAGGGCAGCCCTGTCCGACTGAGGAAAGTTTTTACCGGTTGCGTAGCGCGGGTGTGGTGGTAGGAGATTCGGCGCGGAATGCCAGGCTTCGTTGCCGGTTGTATGAAACCTATCTGAAGCGCCATTTTCTATGA
- a CDS encoding AAA-like domain-containing protein — protein sequence MSSLLTEFYVTGGTLRRDANCYVVRRADSELLAAIRQGKFCYVLTSRQMGKSSLMVRSAMQLREEGWGVAILDLTAIGQNLAAEQWYRGLLEQLAVQLELEEELIEFWRANKELSPVQRWMRAIREIILPRYLQHGASAVIFIDEIDAVLSLPFSTDEFFAAIRAFYNRRTEDEELERLTFCLLGVASPSDLIRDPRTTPFNIGERIELQDFTETEALSLARGLNDDEHSQALLKCIHYWTGGHPYLTQRLCRALAETDHRVTDHSTVDHLCEELFFSSRAQERDDNLLFVRERVLHGDVDLPEILHLYEQVYRGKQVLDDEANSLTNVLRLSGIVRVETGRLKPRNRIYARVFDREWIKANLPDAEARRQRAAFRRGVVRATAVASLVVAIMAALVFVAWRERSLAREEAKRADRSAAQLQLALTEARDQRQVAEQQKAEADAQRQIADDQKNIAEQKQAEAEEQRNLALKQEEDNRWLLYASQMNLAQQAVKENNFGRVRQLLLNYVPSSGQTDMRGFEWYYLWQRCCGPSFSRQSMSWTGEVSLAYSPDGERLAMSRRTQEVRILDGRTGRELKTLDGYTGGVMSVAYSPDGQWLATGDSEGTIKLWNNQTGQGKIIRQNQLRGTLGLVFSPDNKTLATANFDGAVRIWDVATERELATLKGHTERVKSVAFSPDGSKLASGSHDKTVKVWDVAHQQLLYTLPYPRQVSSVAFSPDGKLLVAGGWGGTVSIWELATRQERVLNAHSANLLSLAFSPDGKFLATGGEDRTAKLWSVATGKNLATFNNFTGNITSVIFAPDGTNLTVACIDGGISLWDTATFQELKPGIDVLPGVWTTAFSSNGKLLATGSVKNTIKLWEPDTGKQVLELIGGGSSVVFSPEGRRVAFVDQRRSVKIWDLADGKEIVSLTGVGQILSLAFSPNGKTLAVGSGDRSIHLFDAVTWKQLTALQGHTGYVQSVSYSPDGKMLASASNDKTIILWDATTGQSLKTLRNHSWTVNSVSFSPDGKLLASGSTDRTVRLWDVATGQELKTLTGHANAVMAVRFSPDGKRLATAGRDNLIKIWDVSRGLELMTLSGHQKEVWSLAFSADGKWLASGSDDQTVRLWRAATEREVSAQINPAGKLARRE from the coding sequence ATGAGCAGCCTATTGACAGAATTTTATGTGACCGGAGGAACGCTGCGGCGCGATGCAAATTGTTACGTGGTGCGGCGCGCAGACAGCGAACTGCTTGCGGCGATCAGGCAGGGAAAATTCTGTTATGTACTCACCTCACGGCAGATGGGCAAATCCAGCTTGATGGTGCGCTCGGCGATGCAATTGCGTGAAGAAGGCTGGGGCGTCGCGATCCTGGATTTGACGGCCATTGGCCAGAACCTGGCCGCCGAACAATGGTATCGCGGTTTGTTGGAGCAGTTGGCCGTTCAACTGGAACTGGAAGAAGAATTGATCGAATTCTGGCGCGCGAACAAGGAACTCAGTCCAGTACAACGTTGGATGCGGGCCATCCGAGAAATCATCTTGCCGCGTTATCTCCAGCACGGAGCCTCGGCGGTGATTTTTATTGATGAAATTGACGCCGTGCTCAGCTTGCCGTTTTCCACCGACGAATTTTTCGCGGCCATTCGTGCGTTTTACAACCGCCGCACCGAAGATGAAGAGTTGGAACGATTGACGTTTTGCTTGCTTGGAGTCGCTTCGCCGTCGGACTTGATCCGCGATCCGCGCACGACGCCATTCAACATCGGCGAACGGATCGAACTTCAGGATTTCACAGAAACCGAAGCCTTGTCATTGGCGCGCGGGTTGAACGATGACGAACACAGTCAGGCATTGCTCAAATGCATTCATTACTGGACGGGTGGGCATCCGTATTTGACCCAACGGCTTTGCCGGGCTTTGGCTGAAACTGACCACCGAGTCACTGACCATTCAACGGTTGATCATTTGTGCGAAGAGCTTTTCTTTTCTTCGCGCGCGCAGGAACGCGACGACAATTTGCTGTTTGTCCGCGAACGAGTGTTGCACGGCGATGTTGATTTGCCGGAAATTTTGCATCTGTACGAACAGGTATATCGAGGCAAACAGGTGCTCGACGATGAGGCCAATTCGTTGACGAACGTGTTGCGATTATCCGGCATCGTGCGCGTAGAAACCGGTCGCCTGAAGCCGCGCAATCGCATTTACGCCCGCGTCTTTGACCGCGAATGGATCAAAGCGAATTTACCTGACGCGGAAGCACGTCGGCAGCGCGCTGCGTTCCGCCGAGGTGTCGTACGCGCGACGGCCGTGGCATCCTTGGTTGTCGCGATCATGGCTGCCCTTGTGTTCGTGGCCTGGCGAGAACGAAGTCTGGCCAGGGAAGAAGCAAAGCGCGCAGATCGAAGCGCCGCCCAATTGCAACTTGCTCTGACGGAAGCGCGCGATCAGCGGCAGGTTGCGGAGCAGCAAAAAGCCGAAGCCGATGCGCAGCGACAGATCGCAGATGACCAAAAAAACATTGCCGAACAAAAACAGGCAGAGGCTGAAGAACAGCGTAATTTGGCGTTGAAGCAGGAAGAAGATAATCGCTGGTTGCTGTACGCCTCCCAGATGAATCTGGCGCAGCAGGCCGTAAAGGAAAACAATTTCGGGCGTGTCCGGCAGTTGTTGCTGAATTATGTTCCGTCGTCCGGCCAGACGGATATGCGCGGGTTTGAGTGGTATTACTTGTGGCAGCGCTGTTGTGGACCGAGTTTCTCACGCCAATCTATGTCATGGACAGGTGAGGTTTCGTTGGCGTATTCGCCGGATGGCGAACGTCTGGCAATGAGCCGTCGAACTCAGGAAGTCAGGATTTTGGATGGGCGTACAGGACGAGAGTTGAAAACGCTTGATGGATACACAGGCGGAGTGATGTCAGTGGCTTACTCACCGGACGGGCAATGGCTGGCCACAGGAGATTCTGAAGGCACCATCAAGCTCTGGAACAACCAGACTGGGCAAGGAAAAATCATTCGCCAGAATCAGCTAAGGGGCACTCTAGGTTTAGTCTTTTCGCCGGATAACAAAACGCTTGCCACCGCCAATTTCGATGGGGCTGTCAGAATTTGGGATGTAGCAACTGAGCGGGAACTTGCCACGCTCAAAGGGCACACCGAGCGCGTAAAGTCCGTGGCCTTTTCCCCGGACGGCTCTAAACTGGCTTCAGGAAGTCACGATAAAACAGTCAAAGTTTGGGACGTGGCTCACCAACAGCTTTTGTATACGCTGCCATATCCGCGACAAGTGAGTTCTGTAGCCTTCTCCCCGGATGGCAAATTATTGGTTGCCGGAGGTTGGGGAGGAACCGTCAGTATTTGGGAATTGGCTACGCGCCAGGAACGGGTTTTGAATGCCCATTCCGCAAACCTTTTATCTCTAGCCTTTTCCCCGGATGGGAAATTCCTTGCGACCGGTGGCGAAGACAGAACCGCCAAACTATGGTCGGTTGCTACAGGAAAAAACTTGGCCACCTTCAACAATTTTACCGGCAACATCACGTCAGTAATTTTCGCGCCTGACGGAACCAATTTGACTGTAGCCTGTATTGACGGGGGAATTAGTCTTTGGGACACGGCTACTTTCCAGGAACTGAAACCCGGTATTGATGTCTTGCCGGGAGTGTGGACTACCGCGTTTTCGTCGAACGGCAAGTTATTGGCGACAGGCAGCGTGAAGAATACGATCAAACTCTGGGAGCCTGACACGGGAAAGCAGGTTCTCGAATTGATTGGTGGCGGCAGCTCAGTGGTCTTTTCACCCGAAGGGCGCAGAGTGGCATTCGTTGATCAGAGACGATCGGTAAAAATTTGGGATCTTGCCGATGGTAAAGAAATCGTCTCGCTCACGGGAGTAGGGCAGATCCTGTCCCTGGCGTTTTCCCCCAACGGGAAAACTTTGGCTGTTGGCAGCGGAGATCGATCAATCCATTTATTTGATGCCGTTACGTGGAAACAACTCACAGCGCTTCAGGGGCATACGGGGTATGTCCAATCAGTTTCGTATTCCCCTGACGGAAAAATGCTCGCTTCGGCCAGTAACGATAAAACCATCATTCTTTGGGATGCGACAACAGGGCAATCGCTGAAAACGCTTCGCAATCACAGTTGGACGGTGAATTCCGTGAGCTTTTCGCCGGATGGAAAACTGCTGGCTTCGGGCAGCACAGACCGCACTGTACGGTTGTGGGATGTGGCGACCGGGCAGGAACTCAAAACGCTGACTGGCCACGCAAACGCCGTAATGGCTGTCCGATTTTCACCTGACGGCAAACGACTGGCGACTGCCGGCAGGGATAATTTGATCAAGATTTGGGACGTAAGCAGAGGCTTGGAATTGATGACGTTGAGCGGCCATCAAAAAGAGGTTTGGTCGTTGGCATTTTCTGCTGACGGCAAGTGGCTTGCTTCGGGAAGTGACGATCAAACGGTCAGGCTTTGGCGCGCTGCGACGGAAAGGGAAGTTTCGGCGCAAATCAATCCGGCTGGCAAATTGGCGCGCCGTGAATGA